In a genomic window of Pedobacter sp. KBS0701:
- a CDS encoding vitamin K epoxide reductase family protein, which translates to MGGTAFLIEKIDKSEEESYKTKKTQEYLNTLLLDVGLWIIPVLVILNIGGFIYQRGISGSILPVLYQLLNLAGWCVSVLIMWYEIDQNNKALKKVCGLGQQTSSCGAVFQSKGGKIFGFSWGNVGFGYFSALLLIQGASQLNQSSTGAFLPLISSIAFLYVPFSIYYQKFVVRQWCPLCLTVQAILFLQFFLVLFGGTLTEIGAIGEEKLSLFFFLVLGGVIPFLAAKQILDLLKERKNLRLTNRELNKSRFNASLFISMLKVQKQFTVDPNGLGIFLGSPEAKYKIIKVCSPYCGPCAAVHDVVDDLLDDGNFSVQVIFAASTRGDDPTAMPVRHFLAVAQQGDEKTTRQMLHDWYSSPVKDYNKFSNSYPVDSDLSYQNAKVEQMWDWCNKTQITFTPTFFINGYQLPEIYTINEAGILLGN; encoded by the coding sequence ATGGGGGGAACCGCTTTTCTGATCGAAAAAATTGATAAATCGGAAGAAGAAAGCTATAAAACAAAAAAAACGCAGGAATATCTCAATACACTTTTGTTAGATGTCGGTTTATGGATTATACCTGTTTTGGTCATCCTTAACATCGGGGGATTCATCTATCAGCGAGGTATTTCGGGCTCTATACTGCCGGTTCTATACCAGCTGCTAAACTTAGCAGGATGGTGCGTCAGTGTTTTAATTATGTGGTACGAGATTGATCAGAACAATAAAGCGTTAAAAAAAGTGTGTGGTCTTGGCCAACAGACCAGTAGCTGCGGTGCTGTTTTTCAGTCCAAAGGAGGGAAAATATTTGGTTTTAGCTGGGGTAATGTTGGCTTTGGATACTTTTCTGCCTTACTTCTCATTCAGGGTGCTAGTCAGTTGAATCAGAGTTCGACAGGAGCATTTTTACCGCTTATATCTTCGATAGCATTTTTATATGTTCCATTTTCGATTTATTATCAAAAGTTTGTAGTCAGGCAGTGGTGCCCGCTCTGTTTAACCGTACAGGCAATACTTTTTTTACAATTTTTTCTAGTGCTTTTCGGAGGAACTTTAACAGAAATTGGTGCAATTGGGGAGGAGAAACTAAGTCTATTCTTTTTTTTGGTTTTGGGTGGAGTAATACCTTTTTTAGCTGCCAAACAAATCCTAGATCTTTTAAAAGAAAGAAAAAATTTGAGGCTGACAAATAGGGAGTTAAACAAGTCAAGATTTAATGCTTCTTTATTTATTTCTATGCTTAAAGTACAAAAACAATTTACAGTTGATCCCAATGGACTGGGAATCTTTCTGGGAAGTCCTGAGGCTAAATATAAAATCATTAAAGTCTGTAGCCCGTACTGTGGGCCTTGTGCAGCTGTCCATGATGTCGTTGATGATCTATTGGATGATGGAAATTTTTCTGTACAAGTAATTTTTGCAGCAAGTACCCGAGGCGATGATCCGACTGCAATGCCTGTAAGACATTTCTTAGCTGTAGCGCAACAGGGCGATGAAAAGACGACGCGCCAAATGTTGCATGACTGGTATAGCAGTCCAGTGAAGGATTATAATAAATTTTCAAATAGCTATCCTGTTGATAGTGATTTATCATACCAGAATGCGAAAGTTGAACAAATGTGGGATTGGTGCAATAAAACCCAAATAACCTTCACCCCAACGTTTTTTATTAATGGGTACCAGCTTCCGGAAATTTATACAATAAACGAAGCAGGGATACTTTTGGGGAATTAG
- a CDS encoding cysteine peptidase family C39 domain-containing protein: MKFYTNLTRSNDTITELCLMLLKGHNINITKTSLRKELEGHPDYPSMLSMGDTLKKFHVPNVAARLSLEKLRNMPSPYLVSVKTEIEGKTYFSIVREMDVSQVKITDINGKDKKLKWEEFEAVYGGNRFSDRKN; the protein is encoded by the coding sequence ATGAAATTTTATACAAACCTCACCCGTTCAAACGATACCATAACCGAATTGTGCCTTATGTTGTTAAAGGGGCATAATATCAATATTACCAAAACATCACTCCGAAAGGAGCTCGAAGGACATCCTGATTACCCTAGCATGCTATCTATGGGAGATACCCTTAAGAAATTCCATGTTCCTAATGTCGCTGCGAGGCTATCCCTTGAAAAGTTGAGGAATATGCCGAGTCCCTATCTGGTATCGGTAAAAACTGAAATTGAAGGAAAAACCTACTTTTCGATTGTAAGAGAAATGGACGTATCACAGGTGAAAATTACGGATATTAACGGGAAAGATAAAAAATTAAAATGGGAAGAATTTGAGGCGGTCTATGGGGGGAACCGCTTTTCTGATCGAAAAAATTGA
- a CDS encoding SDR family oxidoreductase, producing MENEQNTALKNPLEQYPKPPFQRQPQQPPGLVSKMIPQPDHGEESYRGSKRLKGRKALITGGDSGIGRAAAIAYAREGADVAINYLPEEQTDADEVVRIITEAGQKAYAIPGDITSSDFCKELVNIAVEKLGGLDILVNNAGRQQAVDSLSDLSEESFDATIKTNIYAPFWITKAALPYLKPGSVIIATSSVQAYDPSENLFDYAQTKAANVAFVKSLSKQLGPKGIRVNGVAPGPVWTPLQTSGGQPQDAIEQFGEKTPLARPGQPAELASIYVQLADDSASYATGQIYGAAGGSGHP from the coding sequence ATGGAGAATGAACAAAATACAGCATTAAAGAATCCATTGGAACAATATCCAAAGCCACCCTTTCAGCGACAGCCCCAGCAGCCTCCCGGATTGGTAAGTAAAATGATACCTCAGCCCGATCATGGTGAGGAAAGTTACCGTGGCTCAAAAAGGTTAAAGGGTCGAAAAGCCCTGATTACCGGTGGGGATTCTGGTATTGGCAGGGCAGCAGCCATCGCCTACGCCCGTGAGGGTGCGGATGTAGCAATCAACTACCTGCCAGAAGAACAGACTGATGCAGATGAAGTTGTGAGGATCATCACCGAAGCCGGGCAAAAAGCGTATGCCATTCCGGGCGATATTACCAGTAGTGATTTTTGTAAGGAATTGGTTAATATCGCGGTAGAAAAACTGGGTGGGCTAGACATATTGGTCAATAATGCAGGCAGGCAACAGGCCGTCGACTCGCTTTCAGATTTGAGTGAAGAGAGTTTCGATGCTACGATTAAGACCAATATCTATGCACCATTCTGGATTACCAAGGCAGCGCTTCCATACTTAAAACCCGGATCGGTGATTATTGCCACCAGTTCGGTACAGGCGTATGATCCTTCAGAAAATCTTTTTGATTATGCACAGACCAAAGCAGCCAATGTAGCTTTTGTTAAATCATTATCAAAACAACTTGGACCTAAAGGTATCCGTGTAAATGGCGTAGCACCGGGACCCGTATGGACTCCGCTTCAAACCAGTGGTGGCCAACCCCAGGATGCCATTGAGCAGTTCGGCGAGAAAACACCTTTAGCCAGGCCGGGCCAGCCAGCTGAGTTGGCATCTATTTATGTACAACTGGCAGATGACAGCGCAAGTTACGCAACCGGACAGATTTACGGAGCAGCGGGTGGAAGTGGCCATCCTTAA
- a CDS encoding alpha-amylase, giving the protein MENHTMLQYFEWYYPNDGSLWKKVQEDAAKLKKMGIDSIWLPPAHKGMEGKDSTGYDSYDLYDLGEFDQKGSIATKYGTKEEYLQAIKSAQQAGISVYVDIVLNHLGGADEHEPVMVRKVNTENRNEFISEAFEIDAYTKFTYPGRGGKYSEFKWDFQCFTGVDYDARNQESAVYSIQNQYGAGWEDVLDTENGNYDYLMLTDIDFRNPAVREELKRWGMWFYQTTGFDGLRLDAIKHMPADFYNEWLDYLRAETGKELFTVGEYWSPNDPQAMLDYIDATQGRMSLFDASLQANFSRASKEGEQYDLSTILNGSLVSSRPALAVTLIENHDTQPLQSLEQTVEPWFRAHAYAIILLREAGYPCVFYADVYGSAYTDKGDDGKDHEVTMAALPQLEALLQLRKAFAHGLQRDYFDHPSCIGWTRSGDKEHQNSGLAVILSNGEAGSKRMEIGTEFAGKIFSDYLGHDNSEIIIGQDGWAEFYCGAGSVSVFTIKSES; this is encoded by the coding sequence ATGGAAAATCATACGATGTTACAGTACTTTGAATGGTACTATCCCAACGATGGCAGCCTCTGGAAGAAGGTGCAGGAAGATGCTGCTAAATTAAAAAAAATGGGCATAGACTCCATTTGGCTGCCTCCGGCACATAAAGGTATGGAAGGAAAAGATTCAACTGGTTATGATTCTTACGATTTATATGATCTTGGCGAATTTGACCAAAAAGGAAGTATCGCTACAAAATACGGTACTAAAGAGGAATATCTTCAGGCAATCAAGTCTGCACAACAGGCCGGTATAAGTGTTTACGTAGATATTGTGTTGAACCATCTTGGTGGAGCAGATGAGCATGAGCCGGTTATGGTACGCAAGGTAAACACCGAAAATAGAAATGAATTTATTTCCGAAGCTTTTGAGATTGATGCTTATACCAAATTTACCTATCCTGGCCGGGGCGGAAAATATTCCGAATTTAAGTGGGATTTTCAATGCTTCACCGGTGTAGATTACGACGCACGTAACCAGGAATCAGCCGTGTATAGTATTCAGAACCAATATGGGGCAGGATGGGAGGATGTGCTTGATACCGAAAACGGGAATTATGATTACCTGATGCTTACCGATATCGATTTTCGGAATCCTGCGGTAAGAGAAGAACTTAAGCGATGGGGCATGTGGTTTTACCAGACCACGGGTTTTGATGGACTGCGTTTGGATGCCATCAAGCATATGCCTGCTGATTTTTACAATGAATGGCTAGACTATCTTCGTGCTGAAACGGGCAAAGAACTGTTTACGGTGGGAGAATATTGGTCGCCTAACGATCCGCAGGCCATGCTGGATTATATTGATGCTACCCAGGGCCGTATGTCGTTATTTGATGCCAGCCTTCAGGCTAACTTCTCTCGTGCCAGCAAAGAAGGTGAACAATACGACCTAAGCACAATATTAAACGGATCACTGGTCTCATCCAGACCAGCGTTAGCCGTAACCCTGATTGAAAACCATGATACCCAACCGCTCCAGTCGTTAGAACAGACGGTGGAGCCTTGGTTCCGCGCACATGCTTATGCGATTATTCTACTTCGTGAAGCCGGTTACCCTTGCGTTTTTTATGCTGATGTATACGGATCAGCTTACACCGATAAAGGAGACGATGGAAAAGACCATGAAGTAACCATGGCGGCACTCCCTCAGTTAGAGGCATTACTACAGTTGAGAAAAGCCTTTGCTCATGGACTTCAGCGGGATTATTTTGATCATCCAAGCTGCATTGGCTGGACACGTTCGGGAGATAAGGAACACCAAAATTCGGGCCTCGCAGTAATCTTATCAAACGGTGAGGCGGGAAGCAAGCGCATGGAAATAGGAACTGAATTTGCAGGTAAGATTTTCAGCGATTATCTGGGGCACGATAATAGCGAAATTATTATAGGACAGGACGGATGGGCGGAATTTTACTGCGGGGCAGGCTCTGTATCAGTTTTTACCATAAAATCGGAATCATAA
- a CDS encoding type 1 glutamine amidotransferase domain-containing protein, with amino-acid sequence MKKILMVLSSHSEMENTDGKTGVWLGEFTDPYYEFIDAGYSVSLTSPKGGRPPVDPMSELTEHISGSNRRFLDDEVAKHAFSHTVPLNQLSASEYDALFYPGGHGPIWDLARDNDSGLLILDFLDAGKPVGLVCHGPAALLSAEGQRPGFLRGKRVAAFSDMEEKLVGRAGNVPYLLEETLGKLGAEVKTALVPFLSHVEVDGLLVTGQNPLSAGPTAKALIELLD; translated from the coding sequence ATGAAAAAGATATTGATGGTGCTTTCCTCTCACAGTGAGATGGAAAATACGGACGGCAAGACGGGCGTATGGCTAGGTGAGTTTACCGACCCCTATTATGAATTTATTGATGCGGGCTATTCAGTTTCCCTGACCAGCCCTAAGGGAGGCAGGCCGCCGGTAGATCCAATGAGCGAGCTGACCGAACATATTTCGGGATCCAACCGCCGCTTTTTGGATGACGAGGTGGCCAAACATGCTTTTTCCCATACTGTGCCACTGAACCAGCTTTCGGCATCGGAATATGACGCACTGTTTTATCCGGGCGGCCATGGCCCGATCTGGGATCTGGCCAGGGATAATGACAGTGGCCTGTTGATCCTGGACTTTCTGGATGCGGGCAAACCGGTGGGACTGGTGTGCCATGGACCTGCGGCGCTGCTCAGCGCGGAAGGTCAGCGGCCGGGATTTTTAAGGGGCAAACGTGTTGCGGCCTTTAGTGATATGGAAGAAAAGCTGGTGGGCAGAGCGGGCAATGTGCCTTATCTGCTCGAAGAGACGCTGGGCAAGCTCGGCGCGGAGGTGAAAACGGCACTGGTGCCTTTTCTTTCCCATGTGGAAGTAGACGGCCTGTTGGTGACGGGGCAAAACCCCCTATCGGCCGGACCTACGGCAAAGGCGTTAATTGAACTGCTGGACTAA
- a CDS encoding alpha-ketoglutarate-dependent dioxygenase AlkB: MLLNYYRDGQDSIAWHNDNETVMGSHPVIASVSFGQVRGFDIRRKTDHAEKYTLRLEHGSLLLMKGDLQTKWDHRIAKSTRPMGPRVNLTFRKIIGT; encoded by the coding sequence GTGCTGCTAAATTATTACCGGGATGGACAGGATTCGATTGCCTGGCATAATGACAACGAAACGGTGATGGGTTCACACCCCGTTATCGCATCTGTGTCTTTTGGACAGGTAAGGGGCTTTGATATCCGGCGTAAAACTGATCACGCTGAAAAATATACCCTAAGGCTTGAACATGGTTCGCTGCTCCTGATGAAAGGAGACCTGCAGACCAAATGGGACCATAGGATTGCAAAATCAACAAGACCGATGGGGCCAAGGGTCAATCTGACATTTAGAAAAATCATTGGGACTTAA
- a CDS encoding DNA/RNA non-specific endonuclease, with product MYNNILDTITELLSGVLYLGFDRGHTCPSADRTASVAANSSTFLMSNMMPQAPNNNQGPWADLENYARLLVTSGNEVYIICGSYGSGGTGSNGGITYTIDNGRVNVPSNTWKIIVVLANGNDYLNRITSSTRVISVNMPNTNGLNTNWKTYRTSVDAIESAIFNGLFCSKKTALPSTVILTDNGAFPKASLSLLMKKLTLKLWLDFIKPSPIFLPKSAPKKPVKTVKIWFFCPIKNNCNKISSFVERQY from the coding sequence ATGTATAACAATATACTGGATACAATTACCGAACTTCTTTCGGGGGTATTGTATTTAGGTTTCGATCGTGGCCACACTTGTCCTTCTGCTGATAGAACAGCATCAGTAGCCGCTAACTCTTCTACTTTTTTAATGAGCAACATGATGCCACAGGCACCAAATAATAACCAGGGGCCATGGGCTGACCTTGAAAATTATGCCCGTTTACTGGTTACATCAGGAAATGAAGTTTACATCATCTGCGGTTCTTATGGTTCTGGCGGCACGGGTAGTAATGGAGGGATTACCTATACCATTGATAACGGTCGAGTTAATGTTCCATCCAATACCTGGAAAATAATTGTGGTATTGGCAAACGGTAATGACTATTTAAACCGGATTACTTCATCTACCCGTGTTATTTCGGTAAACATGCCTAATACAAACGGCTTAAATACCAACTGGAAAACATACCGTACAAGTGTTGATGCTATAGAATCAGCAATTTTCAACGGTCTTTTTTGTAGCAAAAAAACAGCCCTTCCATCGACAGTAATTCTAACTGATAATGGGGCTTTCCCAAAGGCCTCCCTGTCCCTTCTAATGAAGAAATTGACGCTAAAACTGTGGTTAGATTTCATAAAACCTTCTCCTATTTTTTTACCCAAATCTGCACCCAAAAAACCGGTAAAAACGGTTAAGATTTGGTTCTTTTGTCCAATAAAAAACAATTGCAATAAAATTTCATCTTTCGTTGAAAGACAATATTAA
- a CDS encoding HD family phosphohydrolase, translating to MIFTVFIITLFLPKQPRFRYEFEKNAVWKNKDLISPFSFAILKTNPQVSADKKNALKDILPVYQLDNGITANALEEFANEFDVKWKSKQLNEKDKDVYKSAAYKLLQRIYQRGIIGLNVKHQAGGKNYDFSLLENNVSQEKNTQDVFTAESALLFFKDNFKAPNQVMGDLVANLAIDHITPNIVFDERLTQTIQDNTVNNISTTKGMVQKGELIVAKNDVIDEEIYQKLESYKATYDAQTKTIGSRALVYLGQVILVGFIVAILMSFLFLFRKDIFADNRQLSLILIVTTGMLLALTWAIKMEIPSLYYIPFCVVPIIIRILFDTRLALYLHMLVILIAGFFVANSFEFVFYQVTAGMVAIFSIKNFVKRERFLVSALFILLAYFVSFIGIALLREGSFREIEWLNFIPFVFSVLLSLLAYPLIYLFERIFGITSDVALIELTNTNNKLLRELAFKAPGTFQHSLQVANLAEAAIFKIGGNSVLVRAGALYHDIGKVDNPQYFIENQNTAVSPHDKLPYEQSAQIIIQHVHKGIEILRKNQIPEAIIDFIRTHHGNTRVDYFYQSFLKNTPEKFVDENIFRYPGPIPFSKETGVLMLADSVEAASRSLKNPDAQNINDIVERIINYKLEQNQLDDCDLTLKDIETIKLIFKTMLMSIYHVRIDYQQIL from the coding sequence ATGATATTTACCGTTTTCATTATTACGTTATTCCTGCCCAAACAACCCCGGTTTAGATATGAGTTCGAAAAAAATGCAGTATGGAAAAACAAGGATCTGATTTCGCCTTTCAGTTTTGCTATTTTAAAAACCAACCCGCAGGTTAGTGCAGATAAAAAAAATGCCTTAAAAGATATTTTACCCGTTTACCAGTTGGATAATGGCATTACTGCAAATGCATTGGAAGAGTTTGCCAATGAATTTGATGTGAAATGGAAATCAAAACAACTTAACGAAAAAGATAAGGATGTATATAAAAGTGCTGCCTATAAATTGCTGCAGCGTATTTACCAGAGAGGAATTATCGGCTTAAATGTGAAACACCAGGCGGGGGGTAAAAACTACGACTTTTCTTTGCTTGAAAATAATGTGTCACAGGAGAAAAATACGCAGGATGTTTTTACTGCAGAATCTGCCCTGCTGTTTTTTAAAGATAATTTTAAGGCCCCTAATCAGGTAATGGGCGATTTGGTGGCAAACCTCGCCATTGATCATATCACTCCAAATATCGTATTTGATGAGCGGCTGACGCAAACTATACAAGATAATACAGTTAATAATATCTCCACTACAAAAGGGATGGTGCAAAAAGGGGAACTGATTGTAGCCAAGAATGATGTTATTGACGAAGAAATTTATCAGAAACTGGAATCCTACAAAGCTACTTACGATGCACAAACCAAAACTATTGGCAGCAGGGCATTGGTTTACCTGGGGCAGGTGATATTGGTTGGCTTTATAGTGGCTATTTTAATGTCATTCCTTTTTCTTTTCCGGAAGGATATTTTTGCGGATAACCGTCAGCTTTCGTTAATTCTCATTGTAACTACAGGAATGTTGCTTGCTTTAACCTGGGCTATTAAGATGGAGATCCCAAGTTTGTACTACATTCCGTTCTGCGTGGTGCCTATTATCATCAGGATACTGTTTGATACGCGTTTGGCACTTTACCTCCACATGCTGGTGATTTTAATTGCAGGTTTCTTTGTGGCCAATAGTTTCGAATTTGTATTTTATCAGGTTACTGCGGGTATGGTTGCCATATTTAGCATAAAAAACTTTGTTAAACGCGAAAGGTTCCTAGTTTCGGCCTTATTTATTCTGCTGGCTTATTTTGTTTCTTTTATAGGCATTGCCTTACTCCGCGAAGGGTCTTTCCGCGAAATAGAATGGTTGAATTTTATTCCTTTTGTTTTTAGTGTACTTTTATCGCTTTTGGCTTATCCGTTAATTTACCTGTTTGAACGTATTTTTGGTATCACTTCGGATGTGGCCTTAATTGAGTTGACCAATACCAATAATAAACTGTTAAGAGAGCTTGCCTTTAAAGCGCCTGGAACCTTTCAGCACTCTTTACAGGTGGCCAACCTTGCTGAAGCTGCGATATTTAAAATTGGTGGTAATTCTGTGCTGGTAAGGGCCGGAGCCTTATACCACGATATTGGTAAGGTAGACAATCCACAGTATTTTATTGAAAACCAAAATACGGCTGTGAGTCCACATGATAAATTACCTTATGAGCAAAGTGCGCAGATCATTATTCAGCATGTGCATAAAGGAATTGAAATTTTAAGAAAGAACCAGATTCCTGAAGCGATCATCGATTTTATCAGAACACATCATGGAAATACCCGGGTCGATTATTTTTATCAATCGTTTTTGAAAAATACACCCGAAAAATTTGTCGACGAAAACATATTTCGCTACCCCGGACCAATACCTTTTAGCAAAGAAACGGGTGTGTTAATGTTAGCCGATTCGGTTGAAGCTGCCTCAAGAAGTCTGAAAAATCCCGATGCACAAAACATAAATGACATCGTTGAACGTATAATTAACTACAAATTGGAGCAAAATCAGTTAGATGACTGCGATTTGACGTTAAAAGATATTGAGACTATCAAATTGATATTCAAGACGATGCTGATGAGCATCTATCATGTGCGTATAGATTATCAACAAATTTTGTAA
- a CDS encoding SPFH domain-containing protein, producing MYQEKIINPPSGYLTFAVSILLLAASIFCFVSEIFLWGGILLAIDIFLLFPGFLIINPNQSMVLTLFGKYIGTVKADGFFWVNPLTTKRRLSLKANNLNGQQLKVNDKLGNPIEIAAVVVWKVNETAKAVFSVENYMQYVNIQSEAAVRHLANIFPYDHAEGEETSITLKDGAEKVSELLENELNERLSRAGIEVLEARISHLAYAPEIASAMLQRQQATAVIAARKLIVEGAVGMVEMALEKLSQKGIVELDEERKAAMVSNLLVVLCGDRHVQPVVNTGTLYN from the coding sequence ATGTATCAAGAAAAAATTATCAATCCGCCATCTGGCTATTTAACATTCGCAGTAAGCATATTGTTGCTTGCTGCTTCCATTTTCTGTTTTGTTTCAGAAATTTTTCTCTGGGGAGGAATTTTATTAGCCATAGATATATTTTTACTATTTCCGGGCTTTTTAATCATTAACCCCAACCAATCGATGGTACTTACCTTGTTCGGAAAATATATCGGTACGGTAAAGGCCGACGGTTTTTTCTGGGTAAATCCCTTAACCACAAAAAGACGCTTATCATTAAAAGCCAACAATTTAAACGGACAGCAGTTAAAGGTTAACGATAAACTGGGCAACCCCATCGAAATTGCCGCTGTGGTGGTTTGGAAAGTAAACGAAACTGCCAAAGCCGTTTTCTCTGTAGAAAACTACATGCAATATGTAAACATCCAGAGTGAAGCTGCTGTAAGGCATTTGGCCAACATTTTCCCATATGACCATGCTGAAGGTGAAGAAACCAGTATTACCTTAAAAGATGGAGCTGAAAAAGTAAGTGAACTTTTAGAAAACGAGCTGAACGAACGTTTATCCCGCGCAGGCATTGAAGTTTTAGAGGCCAGGATTTCGCATTTGGCTTATGCACCAGAAATTGCCAGCGCCATGTTACAGCGCCAACAGGCCACAGCAGTAATTGCAGCCCGTAAATTAATTGTTGAAGGCGCCGTAGGTATGGTAGAAATGGCATTAGAGAAATTATCGCAAAAAGGCATTGTTGAGCTGGATGAAGAGCGTAAAGCAGCCATGGTAAGCAATTTATTGGTGGTTTTATGCGGAGATCGCCATGTACAACCTGTAGTAAACACCGGAACCTTATATAATTAA
- a CDS encoding Arc family DNA binding domain-containing protein, which yields MAEKDKKAFVLRISPALLKEVETWAADEFRSTNGQIEFLLTQALKSRKKGKAKEE from the coding sequence ATGGCGGAGAAAGATAAAAAAGCTTTTGTATTAAGAATTAGTCCTGCTTTATTAAAAGAAGTAGAAACCTGGGCTGCCGATGAGTTTAGAAGTACTAACGGGCAGATTGAGTTTCTACTTACGCAGGCATTAAAATCAAGAAAGAAAGGCAAGGCGAAAGAGGAATAA
- a CDS encoding acetyl-CoA C-acyltransferase, whose amino-acid sequence MKEVVIVSAVRTPIGSFGGSLAQFSATQLGGFAIKAAIEKAGLKPEQIQEVYMGNVLSANLGQAPATQAAKFAGLPDLPATTINKVCASGTKAIMLAAQSIANGDNEIIVAGGMESMSNVPYYLDKARNGYRLGHGQITDGLVKDGLWDVYNDYHMGSAAELCATECHISREEQDNFAIESYKRAQAAQTSGKFANEIIAIEVKDRKGEITLVDTDDEPTAVKFDKISSLKPVFKKDGTVTAANASTLNDGAAALVLMSADKAKELGLTPLAKILGYADAQQAPEWFTTAPAKAIPLALHKANVNAEDVDYFEINEAFSVVSIANNQLLKLNESQVNVNGGAVSLGHPLGASGARIVVTLLSVLAQNDGKIGVAGICNGGGGASALVIEKL is encoded by the coding sequence ATGAAAGAAGTTGTAATTGTATCAGCTGTGAGAACACCTATTGGCAGTTTTGGAGGCTCATTAGCTCAATTTTCTGCTACTCAACTCGGTGGTTTTGCCATTAAAGCAGCCATTGAAAAAGCCGGACTAAAACCAGAACAGATCCAGGAAGTATATATGGGCAATGTTTTATCGGCTAACCTCGGACAAGCACCTGCTACACAGGCTGCAAAATTTGCCGGATTACCAGATTTGCCTGCTACAACCATAAATAAAGTATGTGCTTCGGGCACAAAAGCAATCATGCTTGCCGCACAAAGTATTGCAAATGGCGATAATGAAATTATTGTTGCCGGCGGCATGGAAAGTATGAGTAATGTTCCCTATTACCTTGATAAGGCAAGGAACGGTTATCGCCTGGGCCACGGACAAATTACAGATGGTTTAGTAAAAGATGGCCTTTGGGATGTTTACAACGATTACCACATGGGTTCTGCAGCCGAACTTTGCGCTACCGAATGCCACATCAGTCGCGAGGAACAGGATAATTTCGCTATCGAATCGTACAAAAGAGCGCAAGCCGCACAAACATCAGGTAAATTTGCCAATGAAATTATAGCCATAGAGGTTAAAGACCGTAAAGGAGAAATCACTTTGGTTGATACCGACGATGAGCCCACAGCTGTTAAATTTGATAAAATATCTTCATTAAAACCTGTTTTCAAAAAAGATGGAACCGTAACAGCTGCAAACGCATCAACTTTAAATGATGGTGCAGCGGCATTGGTTTTAATGAGCGCTGATAAAGCAAAAGAATTAGGCTTAACGCCTTTAGCTAAAATTTTGGGCTATGCTGATGCCCAACAAGCACCAGAATGGTTTACCACTGCACCAGCAAAAGCAATCCCATTAGCTTTACACAAAGCCAATGTAAATGCAGAGGATGTAGATTATTTTGAGATCAACGAAGCATTTTCTGTAGTTTCTATCGCTAATAATCAACTTTTAAAGTTAAACGAGAGTCAGGTTAACGTTAATGGTGGTGCCGTTTCCTTAGGTCACCCACTTGGTGCATCAGGTGCCCGGATTGTAGTTACCTTACTTTCGGTTTTGGCACAAAATGACGGAAAAATCGGTGTAGCCGGAATCTGTAACGGTGGTGGTGGCGCAAGTGCCCTCGTTATCGAGAAATTATAA